In Cyclopterus lumpus isolate fCycLum1 chromosome 5, fCycLum1.pri, whole genome shotgun sequence, the genomic stretch CCAGGTGGCAGCAACTTACCGATCATCTGTGCAACTGTTTTCTCATACTCTGTCACTATTTTCCTGTCAAGATAAAAACAGAAAGTGCAACACGTGTCAGCTTTATCTCTATTGTATCGATCTGTATCgacaacacacattcacaccggTTCAAAACGGTTCGAGAGAACCGGTGACGTTCCACACCTCATCTCCAAAACCTCAGTCCTGCTCTCCTCGTACTTCCTCTTCCACTCGTTGACCTCGATCTCTTTCGTGATGATCTGATTGGAAGACGGGAAAAGGACGAGGCACGCGTTAAGATCAATAAAATGAACCGTCGAGATGATTCACGTGATCGGATGAGAGCCGCTCTGACGGGGACACACCTCCTCTCGGATGAGGGCGAGCACCCCGGCCTTGTCCATCTCACTCAGAGGGGACGGGGCTGCTGGGTCCCGGACGTCCCCGCCGGACATCTTGGTCGTGTGCTTCGTGGACACCTCACTCTGTGGAGCATGCGGAGCACACACTGTGGGAACATCCACGATCCGTACACTTTGTCACACACCATCTTTAACTTTTTCATTTCAGGATCACAACGATGTCTTCGCAAGGTGCACTCTGGGAAAAAGAAACAGTTTGCACGTGTGTGTCGATTTGACTAAATATTTGTATAACCTGGGAGGTGCGAGTGTGGTTACCTTAGAGAAATATTATGCAAGTAAAACATTAAGCAAAATAGCTATTGGGATTAAAGAGAGCAACACATTCcctgtgtgaaaaataaaagagtctGAAATAGTCATTGGCTAAACTATCTTCTTACTAAATGAGGTGAAAAGCTGCAAAACAAGGCGGCCATGTGTGGATACTCCTCCCGCTCCCTCCCTGGGGGTCCTATGGTCCACTCACCAGATCATCCATCAGGCTGcaggtgtcctcctcctcctggtgagCTGTACTCTTACTGTCCGGACCTTTTGaggagagacaaaaacacacacaattcaacGACACGTGACAACTGGTAACTGCACCAAATGCTCTTGTTTCCTCACTGAAAAGACGGTGCGACGGGGAAACATTTGCTCCCCAGTGTAACACGTATAACTTTTCTAATATCTGGGACAGGGTTTTGCTGAGCATGCATGCTCCATTTTATTCCGACATAAAGTTTGACACATTCTCGGGGCATTGCAGAGTCTAATAATACTCCAACTGAGTCACAACGATGCAGCTGAATCCCTCTCCTTGCTCCCAGTTTACGTTTCATCCCGTTGAAACGGACCCCTCTAGTTGCAGATTGATTGACGGGTggatgttgtgttattgttggtTGAAATtgcacatttcatatttatttttacagaaaAACATTGAATTTTGAGATGAaagttgattttcttttcttcctatTTGTTTTTGCATATGGTGTTAAACAGGGGTACAATATGACCGGGGATGtgattttaaagtttttttcaaTGGATCTCAACTTTAACACCGTTAATAAAATACTCCTAATACATCACAAGTGGATTTAGAAGGTCAGATGGAACAAATGAGACCAGATATCATGGCTATCGATATCATTATTAAGTCTACTTGTGCTGTTTGTttcacagaataaaaacaaacaggtcCTGAAGGGGAAATCTTGAGCATGGGTCAGTCATGATCTGACGTCTGTGGAGCCAAAAGACTCTTTCACTCTTTGTGAAGATCTAAGCATACCATCCATAAAATAAACATCGTGGATTGGATGCTTCTTGGCAGGCGCTCTCGGGCAGTCgggctctcctctctcctcctggctGTTGGTCGGCTGGCCCTTCATGCCGGTGGAGGCAAGCTTCTCCTCATCGGTGGCGTGATGAACCCGCTGAGTGATCTCTGGGGTGTGAgccacctcctcatcctcctcctggagaggagggaggaacatAGGATCCACATTAGAATATAAATACaggattaaaacacattgagtCTTAAGCAGCATTAACGGGACTGGGCCTCTGGGACACACTGTCACTCTACGTCCTCTGAGAGACTCTCAGGACGCCATCCTTCAGCATGCAGGAGGTGATGATGTTGAGGGCAAATACAGACTTATATTTGACTGCAGTTATAAGTCACACGTCTGTCGCCATGCCAACGCAGCGCTGCAGAGCTGGAGCCGCTGCTGATGCACCggtcagcttgtgtgtgtgtgtgtgtgtgtgtgtgtgtgtgtgtgtgtgtgtgtgtgtgtggtgaggccCAGAGGTTAGACTGCAGTGACACGTTACCTGACTGCACACGTCGAGCACCAAGGACGGGCTCTCCTCGTATTTCTGAACTTTACAGGGATTCCTACAAAACAAGGACAAAGCAACAAGTGTCAGAACATAGAGATCCAATAGCAGtggttcctcttcctcctgtatTTCTGTGCCTTATGAGCTCTCACAACAGgtgagctacacacacacaacccctctAGTGTTCACTTGATGATGCTGTGGCCTCGTGAAGGACTCCCCCACACACGCTCATCCATCAGCGGGCTCCGGCAGCACACGCTACGTCGACAGCGACGCGGGACCCAGTGAGGGTACTtacaacagaaaacagagaaactTGACTTCAGATGTCCTGGGGCGAGCAGAAGGAGACGAAAGCGGCGGTTGAGGCGTTGCGTAACAGACAAGAGGAGGTAGGATGCAGAATGAAGGGGACGTGGATGCGAGGAGGGTGAAACAGATCGGGAGGAAGAGACAAAGGAGAGCGTGTGAGTGACTGGAGGCGTTCAGCAGCTCATTGCGTTCATATTCAAATGTCGCGTCAACACAAGCTGCCGACAGAGAGAAGCTGAATGAGTCCAAACGGCTGCAGAAGAACTTCTAGAGACTCGATGGAACCTGTTTGGGATTTACACCCAACGGCCTCGTGTGAAGTATGAAGCAAAAGCcaaagaagaggaagctcagtgGAGAGAATCTAAACCTAAAATGACATATGAACTGAATATAATGACGTCTGAATTTTAATATCGGTGATTACGTTACGACCTCAAAACTCACGTGATCGTCTTCTCTGGGCTTTTCTTGGGAACCGGCCTCACTTTCTTTCTGCCGCCGTCTTTCACCTTCTTCTGCGGCTGAGGGGCGCCGCCGGACGCGTCCTCGCCGCTCGTGGGTTTCGAGGGTTTGAAAGGGTCCGCAGAGTCATCGAAAGTGTTGGGATCGAAGCTGCAGGAGCTCTTTGGGGGAACCGGAGAGCCGCTCGTCGCACTGTTGCTGCCAAACGGATTGAAGTTGGGGTCGTCCCACTGACTCGGGTCAAAGTTATATGTTCCCGACTTAGGAATAGGAATGTCATCGAGGttcagaggagcagaagagtCCGACACTGGCAAAGGAGTTTCTGGAAGAAGATCCGGAACTGGTTCGGATGCTGGTGGAGAAACTGGTTCTGATGCTGGTGGAGAAACTGGTTCTGATGCTGGTGGAGAAACTGGTTCTGATGCTGGTTGACAAACTGGTTCTGATGCTGGTGGAGAAACTGGTTCTGATGCTGGTGGAGAAACTGGTTCCGACGCTGGTTGAGAACCTGGTTCTGGGTCTGTGGGCTCTGCTGCAGGTTTGCAGGGAGCCTCAGATCCTTTGGCCTTCTGCCTCTTAGCTGTGAGCTTGCCGGTTGACTTTCTAACACCTAACCTCCTCGGGGGGGGCTTGCTGACCGCCCCCCCATCCAGACCGAACTCAAGCATCACAGACTTGGCCTCCGACGAGGACTCCGTCATCTCTGCCTCTGCTGAAGCTGCCAAGCTGGCCTCATACACAGGCGAGGGGCCACCGATCGGCTCCGGTCTGGGAACAGAACCTGAACCGAACGGCGGGGGAGAGTTCTGGATTTTGGATCCTCCGCAGTTGAACGGGTTGAAGCTGTCATCCAGCTGGTCGGGGTCAAAGTTGTAAGTGGCCGCGGGGACAGG encodes the following:
- the tacc1 gene encoding transforming acidic coiled-coil-containing protein 2 isoform X4; the protein is MSWLSPVSWAKWTWTAVRGGEGEEEEEGQEASEPREQRGEEDEEEEEERSQGCSSDSEGQFATPEAATPVHGPPAFPGELENNNDTGPPEELDPRAPFLRNVPPPCISAFSCSPMLDVDQEEQLIVTAPVWDQDLFRSHNMGQDEPAVPMGAPLEVHIQTLEAEQSENLPEVLGSGPVLVPPSLKEMAEVAKPTEPSQAPVPILVADPVPDVAPAQAPAPAPAPAPAPALAPAHAPTPTQEPDSVLTRKHAVSPAPAPAQVPAQAPAPAPAPAPAHAPTPAQEPDSVHTSKPAVSPALAPALAPAPAQEPDSVLSSEHAVSPAPGSAPAPAPAPALGPGPALAQEPDSVLSSEPAVSPAPGSAPAPALGPGPGPALAQEPDSVLSSEHAVSPALEPPEQKPLAEPEPLCNVRDQTEPAQKTKTSKPKPPPLKVKASLNELAQTNEEQELPVPAATYNFDPDQLDDSFNPFNCGGSKIQNSPPPFGSGSVPRPEPIGGPSPVYEASLAASAEAEMTESSSEAKSVMLEFGLDGGAVSKPPPRRLGVRKSTGKLTAKRQKAKGSEAPCKPAAEPTDPEPGSQPASEPVSPPASEPVSPPASEPVCQPASEPVSPPASEPVSPPASEPVSPPASEPVPDLLPETPLPVSDSSAPLNLDDIPIPKSGTYNFDPSQWDDPNFNPFGSNSATSGSPVPPKSSCSFDPNTFDDSADPFKPSKPTSGEDASGGAPQPQKKVKDGGRKKVRPVPKKSPEKTITNPCKVQKYEESPSLVLDVCSQEEDEEVAHTPEITQRVHHATDEEKLASTGMKGQPTNSQEERGEPDCPRAPAKKHPIHDVYFMDGPDSKSTAHQEEEDTCSLMDDLSEVSTKHTTKMSGGDVRDPAAPSPLSEMDKAGVLALIREEIITKEIEVNEWKRKYEESRTEVLEMRKIVTEYEKTVAQMIVNDTS